The sequence below is a genomic window from Mus musculus strain C57BL/6J chromosome 4, GRCm38.p6 C57BL/6J.
tgtggtcagggtgTATTCTATGAGGCcaataaagggaaaaaaacagagcacttgctgctctctcaAAAAGCCTGAGttatgttcccagcacccacatggaaactcacaaccatctgtaactaatTCTGCAGGATCTCATCTCCTCTTCTACTTCTGTGCACTACATACACATGGCATACAGATGTATATGCACACAAAACACtcgtacacacaaaataaaaacagctacacacacacacacacacacacacacacacacacacacacactcactcacttatGATTTACACTCATTGCCGGGGAAGCCAGAGctaacccttcctttctttccattcGGTTGACTCCTGGGCTAGTGCCTGGCCATGGAGCCGCTGCCTCTTCTCCTCTGCCGGGTCCTCCTGCCTGTGCTTGCCTGGAGCTGAGTGCTCTTGTCTCACAACTAAGAAAGTTTTCCAGAGGAAGAGGTCAAGGGACTGTTGCCTAAGGCCTTGCTGGGGAACTCACATGGTGCACTGGTCATTGAGTGCCTTCAAAGCACAGAGAAGAGACAGTCCCTGGAAGGGACAAGCTGGGTGACTTTTGCCTAAAGGGATCCAAACCAAAGAGGTCAGAATGGCTCAAGCAGCTTTGTTGCCTGGCCTCCAAATGGAAGAAGGCAGATGAAGCACCTATAGGTAAGTCATCTCATGAAAGTGCCCGAAAGGAGCCAGAGTTTTGGAGCTGTCTATTCATTACTGTGATTTAAGGATTGCTGGATTTTCAGTTTGAAGGAACTTCTTTGTGAGAGAGCTTATaattaccaaaaacaaaaaacaaaaagcaaacaaacaaacaaacaaacaaaagaatctacAATTGACCTACGCACTGGGGCCCCAACCCACACAGCAGGCAGTTTCTGTCTTACCCAATTGGGACAATGGccaagaaggagagaaaagatgatAGAACAAAGCAGGTGCCAATGAACTTGTCCAGCGTAAGCTGATAGATCTTGTTATATATGGTGGATGTCACCACCCCAGTCAGAGTTAGGCACAGCTGTAGTATGACGAAAATCTTTCCTGTGGAAGAGACAAAGGTTATCAACAGATCTGCTGTTGTTCCGTTCTTGTTTCGCCTACCTGGTCTCTGAGGAGCTCCAGGAgacttcccccacccccgccctcccGAGGACTCCATTCCAGTCTCCGTGGCGCAATTTGATGAGTGTCCTGCCTCCATCTAGATGAAGCTTCCCAAAATAGCTTTCTTTGACTCTGGATTTCTAGTGATAGCTTTGTGAGTTTTTTTCCACCCTCCTTTCTCCATCCCAAGAGACCAATATGTTCCTTATGAGTCCAAGGATGCTTctagaacgtgtgtgtgtgtgtgtgtgtgtgtgtgtgtgtgagcaagacATAAAGCTCCAGGTGCCCCCCTCTTGGCCTCCTCAGTACTGGGTTTACAGACACGTATTTTACACCATCGTTTTACAAGTGCTGGAGATCCAATTCCAGGACTTCATGCAAGccttttaccagctgagccctCTCCCTGGCTCCACTTCTGAGTCTTCAGGAAGTCGGTGCAGCAAGCTGAGACAGCCTGGGCAGGACATCGCCAAGAGAGTCCTCGCACTCACCATAGGAAGAGTCCTTTATGAGTTTGGACATGGCTGACCTGATGGTTGTGATCGGAATAAGCGCAAACAGCATGATGGCTCGGGCTGAAACAGATCGTAAGAATGAACACCTCTCACCTGAGTCCAGTGTCCACCCAGGAGATGGGAACAAAGCAAAGGCTTCCTTCCAGCCCCTTCCCCCACAGTCCCTGTGGCCTTGGCCTGGAAGCATTAGTAGCCCCCTGAGTGGCCCAGACTGAATCGTTAGCCCTTCCAGAAAGGTTCCTTAGTTCAGTTGCCACTCCTCCCCACAGCTGCGTTATTAACTAGTCAAACTTAGGGAGGGGGAAGGCTAGCTGCCTCTCTGAGGTGTATGATCTGGGGGCAGTTCTCTGATAATTTTCTAgacttttcctttccaatttgttagCTATTAAGCACATGTGGCCTATGTAAGCTAACATGAAGTAAGCCTTAAACTCTTCTTTCATTACACCAATCACCTATCAAATGCTCAATAGCCACACATGGCTAGTGGACATTGTGTTGACAGATGGAGGCCACTCTACACCTGTAAAAAGTTCTGCTGCAGCACAAGTCTAGAGCTTTCTGCTTGGGCTTGACCATTTCTCTGTCCTCCAGTAGAAACCTCAGGCCACTGTCTTGTGGGAAGGTATCGTAGGAGCCAGTTATTGAGAAATTTTGCGCATTGCTAAAAAGCCCTTTTTGGGGCCTCGACTAAGGGAATATTTTTGTGTGTCTTACTGCTTTAAAGCTAGAAAaaagactggagagatagcttggcAGGTGAAGGTCTGAGGCCAAGccggagaacctgagttcaatctctggaacctacacagtggaaggagaaaataaactctggcatttgtcttctgaccatgcccacctccccactctgagtaaataaatatgattttagaATGTACTAAAGCTAAATGAACCCCAATCCATCTCCACTTAGGGCTGTGTTGAGCCTTCCATACTGACTCCAAGATCCAATGACCACATCTTGGCCCAGAGCCAAGGGTCCCACCATGGCAAGATTCAGACAGCAATACAGGTGATACACAGTCACAACACAGATATGTCTATTCCTGTCTCCCTTGTACCTCCTGGATAACAAGTTTAGTCCCTGGTACTGAACTGGGACTCCTAGACCACAGTGCCCCTTAACATCAGACCATGACACAGAGGGACCCCATTGCCCTGCTTCTCTAAGCCCCCAGACTTACCAATGTAGAACATGTATGTCTCCTTCACAAAGGCCAAGAGAAGGGCTCCGGACCCAAAGGAAAGCATCCCGATTATGATCATCGTGGTGTCCCGGAAGCAGCGGGAGAAAACCAAGACACCCAAGAAGCTGGTTATGAAGATTATGTACCCAGAAGCCATCCCATAGCCCAGCTGCACTTGGTTCCAATGGAGAGGCTCCTTAAGCACAAAAAGGGCCATGACGTCTACTGTGCCCACAGCAGCCAGGTCATAGATGATGGCACCCACAAACAGCAGAGCAACAACTTCCCTTTGGGAAGACTTCCCTTTCCCAGGAGTCCGAGGGTTCCTTGGTACATTCTGTTTGTCTTGTTGATCTGGATCCAGGGTTCGATAGGTGCCCATCATGCCAGACACAGTATCTACAGTGGGGTGCACCTTGTTGGGCTTGGACTCAGGGACCTTCAGCACAAAGAGGCTGTAGAAAAGGGCAAACGCCGCACAGCCAACGCTGCAGGCAGTTAACAGGAGGCCTTGCGCAGAGTGCCCAACGATTTGCTTGAAGAGATGCCCCGAAGCCATGCTCCCAGAGAACCCAGCCAAGCCCAGGACTAAATCGATGAGGATGAGGCGCACGGAGCGGCGGCCTTCGGAGCAGCCCAGGGATCCCAGCGCCATGACCCCGGACCAATAAGCGGAGAAGCTCCCGCATAGCCCATTGAGCGCTGCTGCTCCGTACATCACCTCCACTGGCCAGTCCAGCATCACTTTGAGTAAGAGTCCGATGCGGGACAGCAGGAAGCCCAGCATCGCTGTGCAGATAGAGATCTTACGGTGGTAGCGGTCACTGAGCCAGCCCAGTCCATAGGCGGACAGCAGAGGCGTCAGGCCCAGCACGAGGTTGTAAATGATGTTGAAATTGGAGATAGCCTTCTGCTGTTGGTCTTCCTGATACTCCACCAGCGACTGGTTGGCACTGTAATTAGAGGAGCCTCCAGCCTCAGACTTGAAGGACTCCTTCACTACCAGGAGTAGTCCTGCGTCGTAGAGGGAGCCGGCCACCTGGGTTGAGGCCACCACAGGCTCAATCCAAGTCCTCACCCGGAAGCCAGAGAGCCGGCTGCTCCACGGACAGGTGCCCCCTGGACCCATGTGACCTGCGTGACAGGGAACAGGGCTTGCTGTCTGCAGAGTCTAGGAGATGCTCCCGAATTTGGAGGGTCAGGGCTCAATCCCAGAGTGTGTTTCAGGTGCGTGCTTCAAGAGCAGAGCTGGGGCGGCTTGTGTGACAGTAGCTACTTTAGATGCCAAGGAACTTGCCTGGCTGCGGCCCCTCCTCCTCAGGTCAGAAAAAGCAGcgccccacctccacctccacctgggTCTGGCTGAGCAGACTGGCAACAGCCCAGAGAAGCTACTCACTCGGTCAGAGCACTCGCAAGCCTTGGCTCCCTCCCCACGAACCTAGAGCAGCTCAGACAACCTGCTTTCCCTGACAGCTGAGGACAGAAGTCTCCGAAGCTCAGTCAAGCATGCAAGCAAGCTCTGGGACCTGCCCAAAGAACGTTTCCAATTCTTCCTCCTTTGAGGCAGGTTTGGGCAGGGGTCTGTTGCCTAGGCTTCTGCTTGATGCAACTCTGAGGCGTCAAGTTTTCCTTGTTGGAAGTAACAGGAACCTTGGCGCACGCAGCCAAGTACAACGCTCAGGATGCTAACCCCAGCTCCATGTAAACCAAGGATGATGGAACGTATCTGTGATTCTAGCCCTtgagacagggaggcaggagggtcagaagttcaagtcaTCCTCCGATACATAGAAAGTTTGCTAcaagagactctatctcaaacaaacagacgaacaaaaacagacaaacaaaagatgATTCAACAGGTAAAGGGTCTGCCATCAAGCTTTGTGGCCCTGGACCAATCCCTGAGACTCATACCAcggaagggaaacacacacacacacacacacacacacacacacacacacacacacacgattgattaaaaaaaaaaaaacgataagGACCCATTTGTCAGAAAATAGTAACACAGACTTCAAAGAAGCCATCTCAACGGCAGCTCCTTCAGGCCAGGCCTCTCAGAGCAGTGACGACCTTGGGCATCTGTATTAATGGGCTTTTCTCGTTGAACTCCAGCCTCAGCTTCAATCCCAGATGCCTCTCCACAGCACACAACTGGACTCTAGCAGGACCTGGTGGAGCTTACTGAAGTCAGCAGGTTTGTCTGAATAAAGAAGGGAGCAGAGATCTTTTTGCTTCCTAGTAGTTGCTCTTCCCATCTCATAGCCTCAATCTTGTCTAGCCTGGGCTAAGATTTCCCAggcccatttctttcttcttcaagtgTATGCATCTGGATGAGGTGCTCCTAGGTGACCCAGGGAGTAAGAAGACCGTTCTCTTCCACGTGGATAGTTAAAAATCACCCAGtccctgcttttttgtttgtttgttttgtgtgttttgtttttcgagacagggtttctctgtatagctctggctgtcctggaactcactttgtagaccaggctggcctcgaactcagaaatctgcctgcctctgcctcccgagtgcttttACCTCTCCATCTTCAACCCTGACACAGTAATGGTCACATGACTAGCACAGATTCAAAGTTACAAAAAGGATACAGGTGCCTGCCTGGGAGAGTCTAAAACGTCAGATGCTTCTACAGTGGGTCGGGATGAGATTCCAGGCAGTCCTTGTGTAACTCTGTGCCCCTTTGGTAATATTAAAGTGGCgtgttctctcttctccttgTTACCACGCAGActcttttttttgtgtgtccaGATCCAGACAACTGTGACTTCTGCAAAGAGAAAGATGTACCCCATCTGCCCTTGAGAGCCGTGCCTTGTGGCTCTGGCTCCCACCTGTGTCTCCCTTTCTTCCTGACCTTGACCTGTTTTCACCAACCCATGCCTGGCTCTCCTACTCCATTCCTGACATATTTTTCTAGGGCTGCAGGAGGCAACTCAGCAACCTGCTCCTGTGTGTGAAACTCCAGGGATGGTTGAGTTACAAGAGCTCCACAATCAACGATAGTACAACCAGAAGGACCACTCCGACCGTTTTATCAATGGAGTCTTGGTGCTGTAGACAGCAGGAGGCAACCTTGCTCACTCTCTGGCAGGCTTTCTGGGTTTTCAGCTCTTgtcatctattattattattattattattattattattattattattattattattatttcttttgtggAATGTAAGAAACCTCTGAGGGATTCACATCGGACCTGGGAGAAGCCAGGTGATAGTCAGCCTTGGGGTTCTCCAGGCTTGAGAACTGAATCATCTGGTCTAGAAATGAgctagaggctagagagatggctcagcagttaagagcactgactgctcttccagaggtactgagttcaattcccagcaaccacatggtggctcataaccatctatatatgggatctgatgcccacttctggtgtgtctgaagacagcaacagtgtactcctataactaatacatacatttaaaaaaactttaaaaaatatagtttaaaaaatatagaaatgaacTAGTTTCAGATCTGATGATGTCTTTCCCAATTTAGACTACCATGGGTTGGATTATACTCTCATTCTGtttgttctctcctctccatctttGAATGCTGGACCCAACTGAAGTCATACTGGCCATCTTCTGTGACCCAGGCTACCAGCAGGTTGAGCCTTGACTCTCTGCCACATCAAAATAAGTATCTTTTACAGACTATCTTAATTTTCTtattcctggattttctggaaaaGGTTTCCTCCACTCCTAAAGCACCAGCAATAAAGTGAATACCACTGCCTTGTATATCAGCTGTGGCGATTGTTCTGGAAACCAATCTGCAGTCATAACTGGCTAATCTCTATATGAATAAAGATACACTATTTCACTATCTCACGTGgtctaggctagcctcagactcaccgTGACATTAATGGTGGCCTTGAAGTTCTAATCCTCTTCCTTCTACCTCTTGATGGAATTACAGGGAGTATGCTGTGCTTTTGTGgcgctggggatagaacccagagcATTGGGCATTCGAGGCAggctctctaccaactgagctacatcgtCAGCTCTACCCTAGCCCACAGTTTCTAGGAAGAAAGGAGGCCTCTAACAGTAACTGAACTTTTACCCTATACTAATCATAGTATATTAATGAATTCAATGAATTGTCCTGGGAAGCCTATGAGCTGGAATCCTAGATGTTGAAGTAATTTGCACAAGCTCACACAGAAAGCCAGTATTTAGTGTCAGGGAGTCTTTGAAAGCCTACAGCTGTGGAGGGGATGCTGCAATCCATCTGAAGATGCCTTCGCAACCAGGATGGAGAGATGCAAAAACATCATTGTCGACGATGTGGGCAGGGACTTGTTGCTCAATGGTGGATTGCAGAAATGAACAAGAGGTGTGGTTGAAAGCCTCCTTACTGAGATACATTCCAGGTACTTTACAGTCAAATAGGAAAtacttttgttgctttttttttttttaacttttattacctTAATTAATGTCCTCAAATGTATTTTACaaaggagcagagaggagagaagttTCTTCTTCAAGTTCTCTCCTGACCTCTACATGTTCACTGtggcatgagtgcacacacacacacacacacacacacatacacacacacacatgcaccaaaggtaaatctttaaaaggaataTAGTTcataggaaaaatataaaataaaattatatggctagagagatggctcagcggttaagaacactggttgcgcttccagaggtcctgagttcaattctcagctaatatgtggtggctcacaaccatcttttcttaaaaaaaaaaaagatttatttattattatatctaagtacactgtagctgtcttcagaggcaccagaagagggtgtcagatctcatggttgtaagccaacatgtggttgctgggatttgaactcaggacctctggaagaacagtcagtgctcttaactgctgaaccatctctccagtggctcacaaccatctataaatgggatctgttgctctcttctgtcatgcaggcatacatgcaaattgagcactcatacacataaataaataaataaatatctttaaaaatattttaaaaaattttataagCAACATGTATGCACacgtatatgcatatacatgtatggatACAACATGtatccatatatgtgtgtatatatgttgtgtaaacatatacatatatacatatgtatacatatttgtgtatatacatatacacacatatatacatatattagcatgtatatacatgtatatacatatataagcaaCATATATAAGAACAAACATGTTCTCTTTCTAAAAGTgtccttcagtttctgtcttcCCTTTTCTTATTCTTTGATAATTCCATACATGTATTTGCTGTGTTTTACTGTTTTCAATTCGCTCATGTTTCAGGAAATGGGACCCATTCTTGTTCATGCCAGCAGTCACAGTTAAACTCAATgagtcaaaataaaacaataaaataaagatagCTGGGAGAGATTTCCAACAGCTCACTGTCTCATATCTGAAAGCTTCCCCATTCCATGAATGGCCAGTGCAAGTCTTTGCTCTTTTATTCAGCAGAAACTGGTGGAGAGTCGGTGACTTCCACATGAACTGGCACGAAGCTGAGCAAGgaccacagagcacacacacatctCCCATAGGTGGGCTGACGTATGGCGCAGGCTCCGGCTTTCACAGGCCACAGGACTGAGGAGCTAAACCATTTTACCTAGATCTGGAGTAACAAGAGAACCCCTCAGCTGACATGCAAGACAGAGGTGTTCTTTTTATTGCTAGTGTTTCTGGGGCTGAGGTAAACCTTTGCACCCAACAAAATGGTAATAAGATATGAAACATAAATATACAACAATAGAGCCTGTGAGATACATCATCTGGTAAAGACGCTTGCCAAGCGTGAGGGCCAGAGCCCCtcaggatggaaggagaaaaccaactctcataacttgtcttctgacctccacatccacACCGTGGCATGTAGACACTCAATAAATGTAGTAAAATTCAAATTATagcatccaacaaagaaagatacacacactcaGCCAAGAAGTCAGGCAGTTCTTGCCGTGAGCATCCATGTGTAGCAGAGATTTAGCTGCTGTTGGCTGGAGTGCTGCCTCTTCACTTGGGCTCAGAGGCCTGACAAATGACCAAGAAAAAGGATAGCAACTGGGCATCCGTGCGGTCATATTGCTTCTGCCCCGTTGGCTACTTTAAACTTTAGTTCAGATTTCTGCTTAAGTCTGTATTTAATAAGTGTTCAACTGAAACTGTtaacactccccacccccccaattcTGCAAGGCTGAACAATAACTAAGGTATGGTTTATTAATCAACAAATAATCAACAAGTTGTCAACTGCCAGCCTTTTGTgtatgtgatttatttttttatcaagtCTTCGAGAATTTCACGTGTACATGCAATATATTTGATCATACTCATCCCTGACCTCTTCTAATTCCTCCCAGCTACACCTCGACCCTCATCTCTTCCCAACtctgtgtcttctttttaaaaaaatatatctatttttatttgtaagtatgtgtgtgcctgtgtatgtgcactTGAGTACAGGTGCTCAAGGGGCCCAGAGTTATTGAATCttctagaactggagtcacaggaagttgtgagccacctgactatTGGCTattgatgctgggaaccaaaagtgggtcctccacaagagcacaTACTCACTCCaagtctctg
It includes:
- the Slc46a2 gene encoding thymic stromal cotransporter protein — translated: MGPGGTCPWSSRLSGFRVRTWIEPVVASTQVAGSLYDAGLLLVVKESFKSEAGGSSNYSANQSLVEYQEDQQQKAISNFNIIYNLVLGLTPLLSAYGLGWLSDRYHRKISICTAMLGFLLSRIGLLLKVMLDWPVEVMYGAAALNGLCGSFSAYWSGVMALGSLGCSEGRRSVRLILIDLVLGLAGFSGSMASGHLFKQIVGHSAQGLLLTACSVGCAAFALFYSLFVLKVPESKPNKVHPTVDTVSGMMGTYRTLDPDQQDKQNVPRNPRTPGKGKSSQREVVALLFVGAIIYDLAAVGTVDVMALFVLKEPLHWNQVQLGYGMASGYIIFITSFLGVLVFSRCFRDTTMIIIGMLSFGSGALLLAFVKETYMFYIARAIMLFALIPITTIRSAMSKLIKDSSYGKIFVILQLCLTLTGVVTSTIYNKIYQLTLDKFIGTCFVLSSFLSFLAIVPIGVVAYKQVPRSQQGECAEKQRS